A portion of the Vulpes vulpes isolate BD-2025 chromosome 5, VulVul3, whole genome shotgun sequence genome contains these proteins:
- the SCT gene encoding secretin — protein MALPAPPLLLLLLLALLPWGPAALPAPRRAPRHSDGTFTSELSRLRESARLQRLLQGLVGKRSEQDAENSTSWTTAPDGHLCLRWPDSPALRAWVPLRDPLDQAWAPQPPPGTGSGASFSEPAIPAAQVTRRRP, from the exons ATggccctcccggccccgccgctgctgctgctgctgctgctggcgctgctgccctggggccccGCCGCGCTCCCTGCGCCCCGCAG GGCCCCGCGGCACTCGGACGGCACGTTCACCAGCGAGCTCAGCCGCCTGCGGGAGAGCGCCCGGCTGCAGCGGCTGCTCCAGGGGCTGGTGGGGAAGCGCAG cgagCAGGACGCAGAGAACAGCACGAGCTGGACCACGGCCCCCGACGGCCACCTGTGCCTGCGCTGGCCCGACTCGCCCGCCCTGCGCGCCTG GGTGCCCCTGAGGGACCCCCTGGATCAGGCCTGGGCTCCCCAGCCACCTCCCGGAACCGGGTCTGGGGCCTCGTTTTCGGAGCCGGCCATCCCTGCTGCCCAGGTGACACGGAGGAGGCCTTGA